The proteins below come from a single Leptidea sinapis chromosome Z, ilLepSina1.1, whole genome shotgun sequence genomic window:
- the LOC126979057 gene encoding proton-coupled amino acid transporter-like protein CG1139, whose translation MADSPVDSINLNNIPATSLSDNEPGHQYHVSYDPHEHRRVRNPTNNMETLVHLLKCSLGTGILAMPQAFARAGLVTGIIATVLVGILVTHCLKILVQSQYGTCVMKQVPLLSYPESASTALLSGPPMFRSLARPAALAVDIFLVVYQLGICCVYIVFIADNIKKICDPYMSSTMPVEIYMVIILGPLVGFNLIPSLKVLAPFSALANLMTFVGLGIIVYFLLTGKKSEEPLDLWGSPATFPLFFGTILFALTAVGVVIAIENNMKTPKAFVKPFGVLNVGMTIIVVLYVAVGSIGYLYCVSDCSDSITLDLPQGPFASTVMGMFAVAIFISYGLQCYVPVEVLWEGYLLPRLGQYSPEKQKYWQYGLRASLCILTFLLAVSIPRLGLFISLFGALCLSALGICFPALMEACLTFQETRGQSRGHIYVKDAFLFIIGLVGLVAGTYTALISIVRSFQPSSP comes from the exons ATGGCTGACTCTCCCGTTGATTCGATCAATCTAAACAATATCCCTGCAACGTCACTATCGGATAATGAACCCGg ccACCAGTATCACGTTAGCTATGATCCCCATGAACATCGAAGAGTACGTAACCCTACCAA caacatggaaaCACTGGTTCACTTGTTGAAGTGCAGCCTTGGTACAGGGATCCTTGCGATGCCGCAAGCGTTTGCGCGGGCTGGTCTCGTCACAGGGATCATCGCAACAGTTCTTGTCGGGATTCTTGTCACACATTGTCTTAAAATACTC GTTCAATCCCAGTACGGAACGTGTGTTATGAAACAAGTGCCATTGCTGTCGTATCCTGAGTCTGCAAGTACGGCGCTACTCTCTGGGCCGCCTATGTTCCGCTCGTTGGCTCGACCTGCAGCCCTCGCCGTCGATATTTTCCTCGTTGTTTACCAGCTTGGAATCTGCTGTGTTTACATAGTCTTTATagcagataacattaaaaag ATATGCGATCCTTACATGTCATCTACAATGCCTGTGGAGATATACATGGTGATAATTCTGGGTCCATTGGTTGGATTCAATTTGATACCCAGCCTGAAGGTGCTGGCTCCGTTCTCGGCTCTTGCAAACCTGATGACATTTGTGGGACTGGGTATCATCGTATATTTCCTGCTCACCGGTAAGAAGTCTGAAGAGCCACTAGATCTTTGGGGTTCACCGGCAACGTTTCCACTGTTCTTTGGGACCATTCTTTTTGCGCTGACTGCTGTAGGCGTT GTTATAGCCATCGAGAACAATATGAAGACACCGAAAGCGTTTGTAAAGCCGTTCGGAGTTCTGAACGTCGGAATGACAATAATAGTGGTCCTGTACGTCGCAGTTGGTTCCATCGGATACCTCTACTGTGTCTCCGATTGTAGCGATTCAATTACACTAGACCTACCACAGGGACC ATTTGCATCAACCGTTATGGGTATGTTCGCTGTGGCAATATTCATCAGTTATGGACTGCAATGCTACGTTCCTGTGGAAGTTCTGTGGGAAGGGTACTTGCTGCCAAGGCTTGGACAATACAGTCCAGAGAAACAAAAATACTGGCAATATGGTTTGCGGGCTTCTCTCTGTATACTAACCT TTCTTCTGGCAGTGTCTATTCCTCGCCTGGGTCTCTTCATATCTCTCTTTGGAGCGCTCTGCCTGTCTGCGTTGGGGATCTGTTTTCCCGCTTTAATGGAAGCATGCCTCACGTTCCAGGAAACAAGAGGCCAGTCTCGTGGTCACATATATGTTAAGGatgcctttttatttattatcggTCTGGTAGGACTTGTAGCTGGAACTTATACAGCACTCATAAGTATAGTACGTTCCTTCCAACCATCTTCTCCTTGA